ACGTTCGAACAACTTGCGGAGCTGTCTGGAAAACTTGCTAACTTTTTTAAAGCACAAGGAATCCAAGCTGGAGATTGTATTGCAGGACTTCTACCGAGAACGCCTGAGTTATTAATTACAATTTTGGCAGCGTGGCGCATAGGCGCGATTTATCAGCCTTTATTTACTGCCTTTGAAGCAAAATCGATTGATCACCGTATTACGACTGCTCAAACTAAACTGATTGTGACCAATGATGAACAGCGCCCTAAACTAAATACTCTAAATGTTCCCGTTATTGTCACTGTTCATCAGACAGGTTATTTGTCTGAGCATGACTTTGATTTTTGGCAATCCTTACAACGCTATTCTGAGCAATGTGAGCCAGTGAGTCGTAGCTTTGACGATGACTTTTTAATGATGTTTACCTCTGGCACAACTGGACTAGCCAAGTCTGTACCTGTTCCACTAAAAGCAATTTTGGCATTTAAAGGTTATATGACCCATGCTGTTGATTTGCGTGAAGATGACATGTTTTGGAATTTGGCAGATCCCGGCTGGGCATATGGTTTGTATTATGGTATTACGGGGCCTTTAAGCTTAGGGCATAGCATTATTATGGATGAGCGTTCATTTAATGTAGATCAGGCAATTGAGTTAATTAAAAAATATAAAGTAAGTAATTTAACTGGTTCGCCGACAGCATTTCGAATGTTTTTTGGATTTAAAGAAAAATTTGATCCTTTAATTAAGCAACACTTACGCGTAGTCAGCAGTGCGGGTGAGCCATTAACTCCCGAAGTTGTGAACTGGTTTAAGCAGGATTTAGAGGTCAATATTTTTGATCAGTATGGTCAAACAGAGTTAGGTATGGTGATTGCAAACCACCATGCTCTTGAGCATCCATTAAAAGTAGGCTCGGCTGGTTTTGCAATTCCTGGTCATCGTTTTGCGGTGTTAGACCAAAATTATCAAGAAATGCCAGCTGGTGGTATTGGTATTCTTGCAATGGATTCTGAACAATCTCCATTGATGTGGTTTAAAGGTTATGGTGGCAATAATCGTAAATCATTTGTTGGTAAGTATTATTTAACAGGTGACACAGTCACTTTAAATGAACATGGGGGCATTGATTTTGTGGGGCGTGCTGACGATGTCATTACAACATCAGGCTACCGAGTTGGACCATTTGATGTTGAAAGTACTTTGTTAGAGTGTGAAGCGGTATTGGAGTCCGCCGTAATTGGTAAACCTGATCCGGAACGCACCGAAATAGTAAAAGCTTTTGTGGTGCTTAAACCTGCTTATCAAGCATGTGAAACATTAAAAGATAAATTACAGCAATATGTTCGTAACCGTTTATCTCGTCATGCTTATCCGAAAGAAATTGAGTTTGTAGACAGCCTACCGAAAACCACGAGCGGAAAAATTCAAAGAGGGTTATTGAAGCAGCAAGAAATTGCAAAAATGCAGCAAGCCTAT
This window of the Acinetobacter sp. XH1741 genome carries:
- a CDS encoding AMP-binding protein encodes the protein MKTLAEAYQQFDLAKLIEEQLVGDPQAINAYVECCERYVGKNKIALIWEGKNGQAEHYTFEQLAELSGKLANFFKAQGIQAGDCIAGLLPRTPELLITILAAWRIGAIYQPLFTAFEAKSIDHRITTAQTKLIVTNDEQRPKLNTLNVPVIVTVHQTGYLSEHDFDFWQSLQRYSEQCEPVSRSFDDDFLMMFTSGTTGLAKSVPVPLKAILAFKGYMTHAVDLREDDMFWNLADPGWAYGLYYGITGPLSLGHSIIMDERSFNVDQAIELIKKYKVSNLTGSPTAFRMFFGFKEKFDPLIKQHLRVVSSAGEPLTPEVVNWFKQDLEVNIFDQYGQTELGMVIANHHALEHPLKVGSAGFAIPGHRFAVLDQNYQEMPAGGIGILAMDSEQSPLMWFKGYGGNNRKSFVGKYYLTGDTVTLNEHGGIDFVGRADDVITTSGYRVGPFDVESTLLECEAVLESAVIGKPDPERTEIVKAFVVLKPAYQACETLKDKLQQYVRNRLSRHAYPKEIEFVDSLPKTTSGKIQRGLLKQQEIAKMQQAYAS